From the genome of Phaeobacter sp. A36a-5a:
GCCAATCTGGGCCAGATGCTCAGCCCCAAGGATGTGATCGTCTCGATGCTGCCCGGTGACTGGCATGTGCCGCTGGCTGAGCTGGCGATTGAGCATGGCGCCCATTTCGTGTCGTCCTCTTACATCGCCCCGGAGATGCGCGCGCTGGACCAGCGGGCAAAGGACGCCGGTGTCTGCCTGATCAACGAGGTTGGCCTCGACCCTGGCATCGACCACCTGATGGCCCATGCGCTGGTTGCCGACTATAAGGCCTCCAAGGCCTTCGATGCGGACAATGAGATCAGCTTTATCTCCTACTGCGGCGGCATCCCCAAGACACCGAACCCATTCCGCTACAAATTCAGCTGGTCGCCGCTCGGCGTGCTGAAGGCGCTGCGCTCCCCGTCGAAGTCGATCCGCGATTTCAAGGCGCTGGACGTCGCCCGCCCCTGGGATGCGATCTCCTCCTACGAGGCACCGCTGCCCGCATCCGAAAGCTTCGAAGTCTATCCGAACCGCGACTCGCTCCCTTTCATGGCGCAGTATGAATTCGGCGCGGACTGGAAGGTAAAAGAATTCGTTCGCGGCACCCTGCGCCTCAACGGCTGGGCCGATGCCTGGGCGGATGTCTTCAAGGAGGTCGAGACACTATCGGGCCCCGAAGGCGATGCCCGGCTCAAGGAAATGTCGGATCAATTCTGGGCAGAGAATGCCTATGACGACGGTGAGCCAGACCGCGTGGTGCTTTGCGTCGGGCTGAAAGCCGAAAAAGACGGTGCCGAAGTCTGGCACAAGACCTATGTGATGGATGCCTGGGGTGACGAACGCGGCACGGCGATGGCGCGGCTGGTCTCCTACCCGGTGTCCTTCGCCATCGAGGCTGCCATCAACGGCAAAATCGCTCCCGGCGTCAGCGCCGCGCCCAGCGACGCCGATCTGGTGGATCAGTGGATGGGTAAGATCGGTGCGCTGGCCCAGCATCTCGAGGTGGTCGACAGCACGTCTTGAACCCACGCCCCGGCTACCGACTGCGCGGAAGATAGCCATCTTCTGGCCCCAAATATCCCGGGGTCCGGGGCAGAGCCCCGGCGCGACAGGCCATGCGGGCGCTACACCTCGGCGCCCCCTGCCATACCGATCTGCCATCGCAACCTGTCAGCGGAACGCTCAGCGCCCGATGACATCCTCTTCGACGCTCTGAACATCTATCCCCAGCGCGTCCAAGCCGGATTCCAGATTATCCGCCAGATGTGGTGTCCCGATCAGGTAATCCGCAGTCGGCGTGGTCGCCTCCTGCTGAGCGGTTGCGATGGCCTCCTCCAGATCGTCGGCGTCGAAACTGCCTCGGCCAATCCACATGATCGCAACCAGCTCGGCCTGCTCATCCTCGCCCATGCGGTCGATAAACGCCCTGAGCTCCCCCTCGGCGCGCGATAGCTCGCGCGCCATCATGGCCACTTGCGCCACCTTTCGGGCACTGATCTCCAGCATGGGCTCGTCCTCCATTGTCCGCGCTGTTCATGAGGATCAGACCCCATTGCCGCGTGGCTGTCCTTGATCTGGGGCAAGAACCGCAGAAGCCGCCAGACCGCGCCCCCGGGGAGGCCGGCGCGCGACGGATCAGCTGTCTTTGGCGTAGATCTCGATCAGCCTGCTGCGCCCGCGCAACGTCACCGGCGGCAGGGCAACCCAACGCTGGCGCGCGGGGGCGATACCTGCGATCTCAAACGTAACAGCTGAGGCAATGATGGTCTGCGGAACGGTCTTGCTGTGCTGCTCGAGGCGGGAGGCGGTGTTGACCGCATCTCCAAAGACCGAATATTCCAGCCGCGCCGCATTGCCGACAACACCAGAAAACACCTCACCTGCGTGAACGCCGATGCCAATGTCCACCGGCGGCTCGCCCGCAGCGACGCGCCGGTCCGACCAGCGGTGAATGGCCTCGCTCAGCGTCGCCGCACAGGCCAGAGCCCGGGCGGCGCCATTTGCGCCGCCGCGCGCCACAGGCGCATCATCAAACAGCAGCATTGCCGCATCGCCCATATATTTGTCGATCATTCCGCCATGCCGGGTGGCGCTGAATTCCACCTCATTGCGGAATGCGGTGATGAAATCTCCGACCTCCTGCGGATCACGTGATTCCGACCAGCGGGTAAAGCCGCGGATATCGACAAACATCACGGCCATCGGCTGGCGCTGGCCCTGTTGCAGCGCCGAAAGCCCGCCATCCGCGAGCTGATCGGCCACCTGCGCCGGCAGATAGCGGGTCAGGTTGGCGCGCGCCTCGGCCGCCGTCAGCTCCCGGTAAAACAATCGCCGCATCCGCGCAGCCGCCACAACCATGACCAATCCGGCCAGCAGGATCATTGTCAGCTTCATCACGTTTGCCGGGCTGTCCAGCACGCTGTACAGACTGCCCATCTGCCCCACATCCAGCCGGGTCACCGGCCAGAAAATCAGGATCCCCAGCCCACCGGTCAGCAGAACCGTCGTATACAGCTGCAGGCGCGGGTCCATCCGCATGACACCGTAGGCCAGCACCAGCGGAACCAGCCAGGCCGGCGGCAGCAGCAGCGCCACGCCTCCGGGGTAGTTGCTGTTCTCAAGGCTGAACCAGACATTGAAGAGCAGAAAGGCACAGTCCGCCGTCACGCTGATCCAGGACATCCAGGGCCGGAACCACCCGAATGTCGTCGCAGCAAAGGTAACGATACCGAGGGTCAGATAGGCAAACATCGTCAATAGCGCAAACAGCAGCTGACGATGCAGGAAGGGCGCCAGAGAGCTGAAGTCCACCCCCGACATCGTCACCACGAATACGGCAAACAGGCCCAGCGTCACCGCGATCCGCAGAACCGACACCAGCCGCTCTGCCGCGATTGAGGCCGTGTTCAGCAGGGGAGCGATGGTGGTCTGTTGCATCAGCTATCGGAACGCCCCAGCGGAACGACATTCACCGGATCGGGGGGCTGACCGATGCCAGCTGATGTCGGGGCAATTTCTTCAAAGTCGAAGTTGTCCAGCCGCTGCGCCCGGCGTCCGGCCTTGTCAGCGCTGATCTTGATCTCCGCGATATCCTTTGCCGCCATGCCGAAATGGCGGTCCAGATTACCCACCCGGTCGCCCAGACGTTCGACATCCTTATGCAGAAGCCCCAGCTCGCTGCGGATCGCGCCGGCCTGTTCGCGCATCCGCGCATCCTTGAGAATGGCGCGCATCGTGTTCAGCGTGGCCATGCAGGTGGTTGGCGAAACGATCCAGACCTTGGCGGAGAAGCCCTCACGCACAATGTCGGAAAAATTGGCATGGAGTTC
Proteins encoded in this window:
- a CDS encoding saccharopine dehydrogenase family protein; this encodes MTIHWCGTGLSAIPGLRRLLEAGHDVAVWNRTPDKAREAIGDLTTNIHAFSLANLGQMLSPKDVIVSMLPGDWHVPLAELAIEHGAHFVSSSYIAPEMRALDQRAKDAGVCLINEVGLDPGIDHLMAHALVADYKASKAFDADNEISFISYCGGIPKTPNPFRYKFSWSPLGVLKALRSPSKSIRDFKALDVARPWDAISSYEAPLPASESFEVYPNRDSLPFMAQYEFGADWKVKEFVRGTLRLNGWADAWADVFKEVETLSGPEGDARLKEMSDQFWAENAYDDGEPDRVVLCVGLKAEKDGAEVWHKTYVMDAWGDERGTAMARLVSYPVSFAIEAAINGKIAPGVSAAPSDADLVDQWMGKIGALAQHLEVVDSTS
- a CDS encoding DUF3775 domain-containing protein; translation: MLEISARKVAQVAMMARELSRAEGELRAFIDRMGEDEQAELVAIMWIGRGSFDADDLEEAIATAQQEATTPTADYLIGTPHLADNLESGLDALGIDVQSVEEDVIGR
- a CDS encoding adenylate/guanylate cyclase domain-containing protein, which translates into the protein MQQTTIAPLLNTASIAAERLVSVLRIAVTLGLFAVFVVTMSGVDFSSLAPFLHRQLLFALLTMFAYLTLGIVTFAATTFGWFRPWMSWISVTADCAFLLFNVWFSLENSNYPGGVALLLPPAWLVPLVLAYGVMRMDPRLQLYTTVLLTGGLGILIFWPVTRLDVGQMGSLYSVLDSPANVMKLTMILLAGLVMVVAAARMRRLFYRELTAAEARANLTRYLPAQVADQLADGGLSALQQGQRQPMAVMFVDIRGFTRWSESRDPQEVGDFITAFRNEVEFSATRHGGMIDKYMGDAAMLLFDDAPVARGGANGAARALACAATLSEAIHRWSDRRVAAGEPPVDIGIGVHAGEVFSGVVGNAARLEYSVFGDAVNTASRLEQHSKTVPQTIIASAVTFEIAGIAPARQRWVALPPVTLRGRSRLIEIYAKDS